From a region of the Sphingopyxis sp. YR583 genome:
- a CDS encoding ROK family protein, with protein sequence MDEKIALIEAGGTKFIVGVGDASRRIHARTRIDTTRPEETIPAAIDWLRAQGGGYTAVGIASFGPLDLDPASATWGHITRTAKPHWSDADVAGPFARAFDCPVAIDTDVNGAALAEWTWGAGEGANSALYLTVGTGVGGGAVVGGRLIHGLSHPEMGHIRMPRHPDDAGFDGHCPFHGDCLEGLAAGPSIIARWGASLSDLPGGHPGHEIIAWYLAQAALSFQAILSPSRMIFGGGVMETQGLLDRVRARTAEAGAGYFVGDPAEVIVAPALGHDAGLLGALALALRLS encoded by the coding sequence ATGGACGAAAAAATTGCGCTGATCGAAGCTGGCGGAACCAAATTTATCGTCGGAGTCGGGGATGCCTCGCGGCGGATTCATGCGCGCACTCGCATCGACACGACGCGTCCCGAGGAGACGATCCCTGCCGCAATCGACTGGCTGCGCGCGCAGGGCGGCGGCTATACGGCGGTTGGCATCGCCAGCTTTGGCCCGCTCGACCTCGATCCAGCTTCGGCAACATGGGGCCATATCACCCGCACGGCCAAGCCGCACTGGAGCGATGCCGATGTCGCCGGCCCCTTTGCGCGCGCGTTCGACTGCCCGGTTGCGATCGACACCGACGTCAACGGCGCCGCGCTGGCCGAATGGACGTGGGGCGCGGGGGAAGGGGCGAATTCGGCGCTCTATCTGACCGTCGGGACCGGTGTCGGCGGCGGCGCAGTGGTCGGCGGGCGGCTGATCCACGGGCTCAGCCATCCCGAGATGGGCCATATTCGCATGCCCCGCCATCCGGACGATGCCGGTTTCGACGGGCATTGCCCTTTTCATGGCGATTGCCTCGAAGGTCTCGCCGCAGGCCCTTCGATCATCGCCCGCTGGGGTGCTTCGCTGTCCGATCTTCCCGGGGGCCATCCCGGCCATGAAATCATCGCCTGGTATCTCGCCCAGGCTGCGTTGAGTTTTCAGGCCATCCTGTCACCGTCGCGGATGATTTTCGGCGGCGGCGTGATGGAAACGCAGGGATTGCTCGACCGGGTTCGCGCCAGGACTGCCGAGGCAGGTGCCGGCTATTTCGTCGGCGATCCCGCGGAGGTGATCGTCGCGCCTGCGTTGGGTCATGATGCGGGCCTTCTGGGCGCGCTCGCGCTGGCACTCCGCCTGTCTTGA
- a CDS encoding cupin domain-containing protein → MTTFLAVVPATAQTGHSGHDAPAINPKITLVYQHELPNVPGKSVKGVLVEYGPGAVNPSHVHAPSALIYATVLDGAVLNQINGGPVRTFRKGENFTELPGDFHNISANASQTEPATLLAVFVVDTNDTILTTPATGPRK, encoded by the coding sequence TTGACCACGTTTCTGGCCGTCGTGCCCGCCACTGCGCAAACCGGGCATTCCGGGCACGACGCGCCCGCCATAAACCCGAAGATCACGCTCGTGTATCAGCACGAACTGCCCAATGTTCCGGGTAAGAGCGTCAAGGGCGTGCTCGTCGAATATGGCCCGGGCGCGGTCAATCCATCGCACGTCCACGCGCCGTCGGCGCTGATCTATGCGACGGTGCTGGACGGCGCGGTGCTCAACCAGATCAACGGCGGGCCGGTCCGTACCTTTCGCAAGGGCGAGAATTTCACCGAACTACCAGGCGATTTTCACAATATCAGCGCGAATGCGAGCCAGACCGAGCCGGCGACCTTACTCGCCGTATTCGTAGTCGATACCAATGATACGATCCTGACCACGCCCGCCACGGGCCCGCGCAAATAG